In the genome of Aureimonas sp. OT7, one region contains:
- a CDS encoding NAD-dependent succinate-semialdehyde dehydrogenase: protein MSACFARHQSHAALDRLSDKRLLRENAYCDGRWVREPSGAAFPVTDPATGTVLAHVSTLGAETTARAIDAAQAALKPWQALAPQARAATLMRWHDLILAARDDLALIMTLEQGKPLAESLGEIDYAASFVSFYAEEGRRISVEGVSSHLPGAVMSLSRVPVGAVGLVTPWNFPSAMLTRKAAAALAAGCTVVAHPSSHTPLSALALAELAERAGFAPGLFNVLTGEAATIVGTMCADTRLRAISFTGSTEIGRMIAAQCAPGVKRLVMELGGHAPLIVFDDAEIERAVDIAMDAKFATSGQDCLAANRIYVQRGVYEAFVKRFADRTEALKVGNGLDAGVDIGPLMHARAVAKAAEHVADALAHGARLLAGGTAGRPGPLHFAPTVLADVPDDALIMREETFAPVAAITPFDTEKEVIERANDSEYGLVAYVVTRDGARAARLSAALEYGMVAVNRVKITGAPVPFGGVKQSGLGREGSRHGLEAFTDLKYVCLDLA, encoded by the coding sequence ATGAGCGCCTGTTTCGCCCGACACCAGAGCCATGCCGCGCTGGACCGCCTGTCCGACAAGCGCCTCCTGCGGGAGAACGCCTATTGCGACGGCCGCTGGGTGCGCGAGCCGTCCGGCGCTGCCTTCCCCGTCACCGACCCGGCTACCGGGACCGTCCTTGCCCACGTCTCGACGCTCGGGGCAGAGACGACCGCCAGGGCCATCGACGCCGCGCAGGCGGCCCTGAAGCCGTGGCAGGCGCTGGCGCCCCAGGCCCGTGCGGCAACCCTGATGCGCTGGCACGACCTCATCCTGGCCGCCCGCGACGATCTGGCCCTCATCATGACCCTGGAGCAGGGCAAACCGCTGGCCGAGTCGCTGGGCGAGATCGACTATGCCGCCTCGTTCGTTTCCTTCTATGCGGAGGAGGGCAGGCGCATATCGGTGGAAGGGGTCTCCAGCCATCTTCCCGGCGCCGTCATGAGCCTGTCGCGGGTGCCGGTCGGCGCCGTCGGCCTCGTCACGCCGTGGAATTTTCCTTCCGCGATGCTGACGCGCAAGGCTGCTGCGGCGCTGGCGGCAGGCTGCACCGTGGTTGCCCACCCCTCCTCCCATACGCCGCTTTCCGCCCTGGCCCTTGCCGAACTGGCCGAGCGCGCCGGTTTTGCCCCGGGTCTGTTCAACGTCCTGACAGGCGAGGCCGCCACGATCGTGGGTACGATGTGCGCCGATACGCGCTTGCGCGCCATCAGCTTCACCGGCTCCACCGAAATCGGCCGGATGATCGCCGCGCAATGCGCCCCGGGCGTCAAGCGGCTGGTGATGGAACTCGGGGGCCATGCTCCGCTCATCGTGTTCGACGATGCGGAGATCGAGCGGGCCGTCGATATCGCCATGGACGCGAAATTCGCGACATCGGGCCAGGACTGCCTTGCAGCCAACCGCATCTATGTCCAGCGCGGTGTATACGAAGCCTTCGTCAAGCGTTTCGCGGACCGTACCGAGGCCCTCAAGGTCGGCAACGGGCTGGACGCCGGGGTCGACATCGGCCCGCTGATGCACGCGCGTGCGGTCGCCAAGGCAGCCGAGCATGTCGCCGACGCACTGGCGCACGGGGCACGCCTTCTGGCCGGTGGAACGGCGGGCCGGCCGGGCCCGCTGCATTTCGCCCCCACCGTTCTCGCGGACGTGCCGGACGATGCCCTCATCATGCGCGAGGAAACCTTCGCGCCGGTTGCCGCCATCACCCCCTTCGACACGGAGAAGGAGGTGATCGAGCGGGCGAACGACAGCGAATACGGGCTCGTCGCCTATGTCGTGACGCGCGATGGCGCCCGTGCCGCGCGCCTGTCGGCGGCACTGGAATACGGCATGGTCGCGGTGAACCGGGTCAAGATCACGGGTGCTCCCGTGCCCTTTGGCGGCGTCAAGCAATCCGGCCTCGGCCGCGAGGGGTCACGGCACGGCCTGGAGGCTTTCACCGACCTCAAATATGTCTGCCTCGACCTCGCCTGA
- the choX gene encoding choline ABC transporter substrate-binding protein yields the protein MMRLTPAILATMSILAVPAAAADGATCTAPKFSDVGWTDITATTAVANELLTALGYRPDVSVLSVAITFRALEQGDTDIFLGNWMPLQEPIATPLIESGAIEVAAINLTGARIGFAVPQSTYDAGLKTYADIDGFKDRLEGQIYGIEAGSSANETIQKMITDDTFGLGDFTLVESSEQAMLAQVSSRIRQDGDVLFFGWQPHPMNLNHDIAYLADGNDVFGPDDGGATVQTVTRKGLSTDCPNLGAFLSNLVFDVAMEDRLMSDIIDKGMQPDAAAVAWLRENPETLARWLDGVTTLDGQPGLAAVEASLGG from the coding sequence ATGATGCGGCTGACACCTGCCATCCTTGCAACCATGTCCATCCTTGCAGTGCCGGCGGCGGCCGCCGACGGTGCCACCTGCACCGCGCCGAAATTTTCCGACGTCGGCTGGACGGACATTACCGCCACGACGGCCGTCGCCAACGAACTCCTGACTGCCCTCGGCTACCGCCCGGACGTGTCCGTGCTTTCGGTGGCAATCACCTTCCGGGCGCTCGAGCAGGGCGACACCGACATCTTCCTGGGCAACTGGATGCCGCTGCAGGAGCCGATCGCGACGCCGCTGATCGAGTCCGGCGCCATCGAGGTTGCCGCCATCAACCTGACGGGTGCGCGCATCGGCTTTGCGGTCCCGCAGTCCACCTACGATGCGGGGCTGAAGACCTACGCCGACATCGACGGCTTCAAGGACAGGCTGGAAGGGCAGATTTACGGGATCGAGGCCGGCAGCAGCGCCAACGAGACCATCCAGAAAATGATTACCGACGATACGTTCGGCCTCGGTGATTTCACCCTGGTCGAATCCAGCGAACAGGCCATGCTGGCGCAAGTGTCTTCGCGGATACGCCAGGATGGCGACGTCCTGTTCTTCGGCTGGCAGCCGCACCCGATGAATCTCAATCACGACATCGCCTACCTGGCAGACGGCAACGACGTCTTCGGCCCCGATGACGGCGGAGCCACGGTGCAGACGGTGACCCGGAAGGGCCTGTCCACCGATTGCCCGAACCTCGGCGCGTTCCTGTCCAACCTCGTCTTCGACGTCGCCATGGAAGACCGGTTGATGAGCGACATCATCGACAAGGGCATGCAGCCGGACGCCGCCGCCGTGGCATGGTTGCGGGAAAATCCCGAGACGCTCGCTCGATGGCTCGATGGCGTGACCACGCTGGATGGGCAACCGGG
- a CDS encoding response regulator, which produces MSYRIMIVEDEFLIALDLEDLLSDAGFEVVGIASDTEAALALARSRKVDAAIMDVNLARGTCGINTARRLRAELDIPSLFVSAQINEKLKSVAADTKPLGFVTKPYMPDEIVSKLGAA; this is translated from the coding sequence ATGTCCTATCGCATCATGATCGTCGAAGATGAGTTCCTGATTGCCCTGGATCTTGAGGACTTGTTGTCCGATGCAGGCTTCGAGGTCGTTGGAATAGCCAGCGATACGGAAGCCGCCCTGGCCTTGGCGCGTAGCCGGAAGGTGGACGCGGCGATCATGGACGTCAATCTGGCGCGGGGCACCTGCGGGATCAATACGGCACGCCGCCTGCGTGCCGAACTCGACATTCCATCCCTGTTCGTCAGCGCCCAGATCAACGAAAAGCTGAAATCGGTCGCCGCCGATACCAAGCCGCTCGGTTTCGTGACCAAGCCCTATATGCCGGACGAAATCGTCTCCAAGCTGGGCGCCGCCTGA
- a CDS encoding aspartate aminotransferase family protein has protein sequence MLDQASRDNELNAYDRDHFFHPSTHMGMHARGETSNRIIEGGHGCTIVDRDGRESLDAFAGLYCVNVGYGRHEIAEAIAEQAHKLSYYHAYAGNGSEPSIRLAKMIVDRAPANMSRVYFGLSGSDANETNIKLIWYYNNVLGRPEKKKIISRWRGYHGSGVMTGSLTGLQLFHDAFDLPRAPVLHTQAPYYFRREDRSMSEEQFSQHCADTLEEMILAEGPDTVAAFIGEPVLGTGGIVPPPAGYWQKIQAVLKKYDILLVADEVVTGFGRLGSMFGSDHYGIEADLITIAKGLTSAYLPLSGTIVSDKVWNVLVQGSDAKGVLGHGWTYSAHPLCAAAGIANLELIDRLDLIANARDTGAYLRQALSAAVSGHRLVGDVRGEGMLAAVEFVADKDDRIFFDPALKVGPRIAAALLERGVIGRGMPQGDILGFAPPFCLTRDEADRIAQATRDAVEAVAAEL, from the coding sequence ATGCTCGACCAGGCCAGCCGCGACAACGAATTGAACGCCTACGACCGTGATCATTTCTTCCATCCCTCGACGCATATGGGCATGCATGCGCGGGGCGAAACGTCCAACCGCATCATCGAAGGCGGACACGGCTGCACCATCGTCGACCGCGACGGCCGCGAGAGCCTCGACGCCTTCGCGGGCCTCTACTGCGTCAATGTCGGCTATGGCCGGCACGAGATCGCCGAAGCCATCGCGGAGCAGGCCCACAAGCTCAGCTATTACCACGCCTATGCGGGGAACGGCTCCGAGCCCTCGATTCGCCTTGCGAAGATGATCGTGGACCGCGCCCCCGCCAACATGAGCAGGGTGTATTTCGGCCTGTCGGGCTCGGACGCCAACGAAACGAACATCAAGCTGATCTGGTACTACAACAACGTGCTGGGTCGGCCGGAGAAGAAGAAGATCATCTCGCGCTGGCGCGGCTATCACGGGTCGGGCGTGATGACCGGCTCCCTCACCGGGCTGCAGCTCTTCCACGACGCGTTCGACCTGCCGCGCGCGCCCGTCCTGCACACGCAGGCGCCCTATTATTTCCGCCGCGAGGACCGCTCCATGAGCGAGGAGCAGTTCTCGCAGCATTGCGCCGACACGCTGGAAGAGATGATCCTTGCCGAAGGGCCGGACACGGTAGCCGCCTTCATCGGCGAGCCGGTGCTCGGCACGGGCGGCATCGTGCCGCCGCCCGCCGGCTACTGGCAGAAGATCCAGGCCGTCCTGAAGAAATACGATATCCTTCTGGTAGCGGACGAAGTGGTTACCGGTTTCGGCCGTCTCGGCTCCATGTTCGGATCGGACCATTACGGCATCGAGGCCGACCTGATCACGATCGCCAAGGGCCTCACGTCCGCCTACCTGCCGCTGTCGGGCACGATCGTTTCCGACAAGGTATGGAACGTGCTGGTGCAGGGCTCCGACGCCAAAGGCGTCCTCGGCCATGGTTGGACCTACTCGGCACACCCCCTGTGTGCGGCGGCGGGCATCGCCAATCTCGAACTGATAGACCGGCTGGATCTCATCGCGAACGCCCGGGACACCGGTGCCTACCTGCGCCAGGCGCTGTCAGCGGCGGTGTCCGGCCACAGGCTGGTCGGGGACGTGCGCGGCGAGGGCATGCTGGCCGCCGTGGAATTCGTCGCCGACAAGGATGATAGGATTTTCTTCGATCCGGCGCTGAAGGTCGGTCCGCGCATCGCCGCCGCCTTGCTGGAGCGCGGCGTTATCGGGCGTGGCATGCCACAGGGCGACATATTGGGTTTTGCGCCGCCCTTCTGCCTGACCCGCGATGAAGCGGATCGGATAGCGCAGGCCACGAGGGATGCCGTCGAGGCGGTCGCAGCAGAGCTGTAA
- a CDS encoding VOC family protein, which translates to MPMMIFVNLPVRDLAKSKQFYAAVGARNEPRFTDDTAAMMVLSETISIMLLTHERFRDFTPKEIADARKVSEVLIALSADSRDAVDATIDRAVKAGGTADPSPTQDYGFMYGRSYEDLDGHIFEVMWMDASALERPAD; encoded by the coding sequence GTGCCAATGATGATCTTCGTAAACCTTCCCGTCCGCGACCTGGCGAAATCCAAGCAGTTCTACGCGGCGGTCGGCGCTCGCAACGAACCGCGCTTCACGGATGATACTGCCGCGATGATGGTCCTGTCCGAGACGATATCGATCATGCTGCTGACACATGAGCGGTTCCGTGATTTCACGCCGAAGGAGATTGCAGACGCCCGTAAGGTAAGCGAAGTTCTGATTGCACTGTCGGCCGATAGCCGCGATGCCGTCGATGCCACGATCGATCGAGCCGTCAAGGCAGGCGGTACTGCCGATCCGAGCCCGACACAGGACTACGGCTTCATGTACGGCCGATCCTATGAGGACCTGGACGGGCACATCTTCGAGGTCATGTGGATGGACGCTTCGGCATTGGAACGCCCGGCGGACTGA